A stretch of Lathyrus oleraceus cultivar Zhongwan6 chromosome 6, CAAS_Psat_ZW6_1.0, whole genome shotgun sequence DNA encodes these proteins:
- the LOC127093539 gene encoding uncharacterized protein LOC127093539 yields the protein MGRLAPLSEEPFNEENERRNNNSKKGFQLWMNWNWIKTHFSFVFNKKSNLKMLLSVLGCPLFPVPVHTKLPLNEVSSSAQYIIQHFTAATGCRKLEGTVKNVFVTGKVTMVVVDELGSVGGGSVNGVSEKGCFVMWQMVPDNWQIEIVVGGQKVLAGSNGTIAWRHTPWLGVHAAKGGVRPLRRALQGLDPLAVSSVFSAAQHMGEKQINGVDCFVLKLSADQKDLVERSDNTAEMIKHAIFGYFSQRSGLLVYLEDSYLTRIQAIGTNPTYWETSMSTKIEDYRDVDGVMIAHSGSTTVMITRFGDNLKDGPAITKLEESWSIDDVAFNVQGLSIDCFLPPQELNKDCPQQHLDWKSSLH from the exons ATGGGTAGGCTTGCACCATTATCAGAAGAACCTTTCAATGAAGAAAATGAAAGAAGAAACAATAACTCAAAGAAAGGTTTCCAGTTATGGATGAACTGGAATTGGATCAAGACccatttttcttttgttttcaaCAAGAAATCTAACCTCAAGATGCTTCTTAGTGTTCTTGGTTGTCCACTTTTTCCTGTTCCTGTTCATACCAAATTACCCCTTAATGAG GTTTCGTCATCGGCGCAGTATATTATACAACACTTTACAGCTGCAACAGGGTGTAGGAAGTTAGAAGGGACAGTGAAGAATGTGTTTGTTACTGGAAAAGTGACAATGGTTGTTGTGGATGAGCTTGGATCCGTCGGTGGTGGGAGTGTTAATGGAGTTTCAGAAAAAGGGTGTTTTGTGATGTGGCAGATGGTTCCTGATAATTGGCAGATAGAGATTGTTGTTGGTGGCCAAAAGGTTCTTGCTGGTAGTAATGGCACTATTGCTTGGCGTCACACACCTTGGCTCGGCGTGCACGCGGCTAAAGGTGGTGTCCGTCCTCTTCGCCGCGCACTTCAG GGACTAGACCCTTTAGCAGTATCATCTGTATTCAGTGCAGCACAACACATGGGAGAGAAACAAATCAACGGCGTGGATTGTTTCGTACTAAAACTCTCGGCCGATCAAAAAGACCTAGTCGAACGAAGCGACAACACGGCCGAGATGATCAAGCATGCTATATTTGGTTATTTTAGTCAAAGAAGTGGACTTTTAGTGTACTTGGAGGACTCTTACCTGACAAGGATTCAAGCAATAGGGACAAACCCTACATATTGGGAAACATCAATGTCTACAAAAATCGAAGACTATAGAGATGTTGACGGTGTTATGATCGCACATTCTGGATCGACGACCGTGATGATAACAAGGTTTGGTGATAATCTTAAGGATGGACCGGCGATTACTAAGTTGGAAGAATCATGGAGTATTGATGATGTTGCATTCAATGTTCAAGGGTTGTCTATTGATTGTTTCTTGCCACCTCAAGAACTTAACAAAGATTGTCCACAGCAACATCTTGATTGGAAATCATCCTTGCATTAG